One genomic segment of Pandoraea sputorum includes these proteins:
- the ruvA gene encoding Holliday junction branch migration protein RuvA, translating to MIGRISGTLLEKNPPHILVDCQGVGYEISVPMSTFFNLPNVGERVTLLTQFIVREDAQLLFGFGSPDERNTFRELLKISGVGARTALAILSGMSVADIAQAVTLQESGRLTKIPGIGKKTAERLLLELKGKLGAQLGTVAGAAAPHDHKSDVVNALLALGYSDKEALAAVKTVPDGTSVSDGIKHALKSLSKA from the coding sequence ATGATTGGCCGCATCTCCGGCACGTTGCTGGAAAAGAATCCGCCGCACATCCTGGTCGATTGCCAGGGTGTGGGTTATGAAATCTCGGTGCCGATGAGCACCTTCTTCAACCTGCCGAATGTCGGTGAGCGCGTGACGTTGCTCACGCAGTTTATCGTGCGCGAAGACGCGCAACTGCTCTTCGGGTTCGGCTCGCCGGACGAGCGCAACACGTTCCGCGAATTGCTCAAGATTTCGGGCGTCGGTGCGCGCACAGCGCTTGCGATCCTCTCGGGCATGAGCGTGGCCGACATCGCGCAGGCCGTCACGTTGCAGGAGTCCGGACGTCTGACCAAGATCCCGGGCATCGGCAAGAAGACGGCGGAGCGTCTGCTGCTCGAACTTAAAGGCAAGCTCGGCGCGCAACTCGGCACCGTCGCCGGGGCCGCTGCACCGCACGATCACAAGAGCGATGTCGTCAACGCGCTGCTCGCGCTGGGTTATTCCGACAAGGAAGCGCTCGCGGCGGTCAAGACGGTGCCCGACGGCACGAGCGTGTCAGACGGTATCAAGCACGCACTCAAATCGCTGTCGAAGGCCTGA
- a CDS encoding LysR family transcriptional regulator, with product MQLRWLEDFVELARTRSFTRAAENRFVTHPAFGRRIRALEEWVGTRLVERSKPLELTAAGTVFLDAATNALDILHSARTQLQDAAPTLENNLKIATGRTLAATFFPDWYDETVSRIGFFTATLSTGGAEEAILRLAAGEVDLLIVYSSAHTRLLIDQDRFDWLSVAREVLVPVSALDAKGRAKYRLAAGPSPIPWLAFTRTLTLRAVLARHLAEMPNRPTLKPVYQADSYEAILAMARRGAGIAWLPQRLVADDVARGTLAIVGGKDWQIGFDIALYRRRHQPHHVLDAIWQSARLAAGEDI from the coding sequence ATGCAACTGCGATGGCTTGAAGACTTCGTCGAACTAGCACGCACGCGCAGCTTCACGCGAGCGGCGGAGAACCGATTCGTCACACATCCGGCATTCGGGCGACGCATTCGCGCGCTCGAGGAATGGGTGGGCACGCGTCTCGTCGAGCGGAGCAAACCGCTCGAACTCACCGCCGCCGGTACCGTATTTCTCGATGCGGCCACCAACGCGCTCGACATTCTTCACAGCGCCCGCACGCAATTGCAGGACGCCGCGCCCACGCTTGAAAACAACCTGAAGATCGCCACGGGCCGCACACTGGCCGCTACGTTTTTCCCGGACTGGTACGACGAGACCGTCTCGCGCATCGGTTTCTTTACCGCAACACTGTCCACTGGCGGCGCGGAGGAAGCCATCCTGCGGCTCGCTGCGGGCGAGGTCGATCTGCTGATCGTCTATTCCAGCGCACACACGCGGCTGCTCATCGATCAGGACCGTTTCGACTGGCTGAGCGTGGCGCGTGAGGTGCTGGTGCCGGTCAGCGCGCTCGATGCGAAGGGCCGGGCGAAGTATCGGCTCGCGGCCGGACCGTCGCCCATCCCGTGGCTGGCGTTCACCCGTACGCTGACGCTGCGTGCCGTGCTCGCGCGCCACCTCGCGGAGATGCCGAACCGTCCGACGCTCAAGCCGGTTTATCAGGCCGATTCATACGAAGCGATTCTCGCCATGGCGCGGCGCGGTGCGGGCATTGCCTGGCTGCCGCAGCGTCTGGTGGCCGACGACGTCGCGCGAGGCACGCTCGCCATCGTCGGCGGAAAAGACTGGCAGATCGGCTTCGACATCGCGCTCTATCGGCGTCGCCATCAGCCGCATCACGTGCTCGACGCCATCTGGCAGAGCGCGCGCCTTGCGGCGGGCGAAGACATCTGA
- a CDS encoding MerR family transcriptional regulator, with the protein MRLKVGELAKRSGLTVRALHHYDTLGLLSPSARSDAGYRLYDLSDIARLHEIQALRRFGMSLADIGQWLASRDASNGSDDRHSAYDGLDALIARQIDMLTHQIDDASRLRERLVRLQSQLASGEAPELAEWLSTLELMNMYDKYFSQDELARFPLYQNKQAHDSDWPAIVAEVRDLIARGEPSTGETAQAVARRWMAMIKRDTGGDARLLAKLNLMHLSEPSMQSQTGITGDVMQYIKEAFGQTKLRIYRQYLDDAEYRFLAANYLNHTDEWPVLIGAIRDRMEAGAPPEAPEVQALVRQWLTYFRAYAGDNPATHMKIREAHRLEPELMEGSFIDLPMLEFVKQGIAVAMRATSA; encoded by the coding sequence ATGCGGCTCAAAGTCGGTGAATTAGCCAAACGTAGCGGCCTGACGGTGCGCGCGCTTCACCACTACGACACGCTCGGCCTGCTCTCGCCTTCGGCGCGCTCCGATGCCGGTTATCGACTCTATGACCTGAGCGACATCGCCCGTCTGCATGAGATTCAGGCGCTGCGTCGCTTCGGCATGTCGCTTGCCGACATCGGCCAATGGCTGGCAAGCCGGGATGCTTCGAACGGCAGCGACGACAGGCACAGCGCCTACGACGGGCTTGATGCGCTTATCGCACGCCAGATCGACATGCTCACGCATCAGATCGACGATGCGAGCCGCCTGCGCGAACGCCTCGTCCGACTGCAATCGCAGTTGGCATCGGGCGAAGCCCCGGAACTTGCCGAATGGTTGTCGACGCTGGAGCTGATGAATATGTACGACAAATACTTCTCGCAAGACGAACTCGCCCGCTTCCCGCTCTACCAGAACAAGCAGGCGCACGATTCCGACTGGCCCGCGATCGTGGCCGAGGTGAGGGATCTGATAGCCCGTGGGGAGCCTTCGACAGGTGAGACAGCGCAGGCGGTCGCTCGTCGCTGGATGGCGATGATCAAGCGCGATACGGGCGGAGACGCACGTCTGCTCGCCAAGCTCAATCTGATGCACCTCAGCGAGCCGTCGATGCAATCGCAGACGGGGATTACGGGCGATGTGATGCAGTACATCAAGGAAGCTTTCGGGCAGACCAAGCTGCGGATCTACCGACAGTATCTCGACGACGCCGAATACCGCTTCCTCGCGGCCAACTACCTCAACCACACGGACGAGTGGCCGGTCCTCATCGGTGCGATACGCGACCGGATGGAAGCGGGCGCGCCGCCCGAAGCGCCGGAAGTTCAGGCGCTAGTGCGTCAATGGCTGACGTACTTCCGCGCCTACGCAGGAGACAACCCGGCCACACATATGAAGATCCGCGAGGCGCATCGTCTCGAACCCGAACTGATGGAAGGGTCATTTATCGACTTGCCAATGCTTGAGTTTGTGAAGCAGGGCATTGCGGTGGCGATGCGCGCGACGTCAGCCTGA
- a CDS encoding MFS family transporter, with the protein MRDTATSNAGIDNKPPTPEEVRKRVFAIVAASSGNLVEWFDFYIYAFCAIYFAPAFFPSSDPTAQLLNTAGVFAAGFLMRPIGGWIFGRIADRNGRKNSMVISVMMMCLGSLLIAALPTYASIGNWAPALLLFARLLQGLSVGGEYGTTATYMSEVALKGRRGFFSSFQYVTLIGGQLLAVLVVVILQQLLSEAELKAWGWRIPFVVGAITAVVALMLRRTLHETSTSASRNNRDAGSIAGLFRHHKAAFFTVLGYTAGGSLIFYTFTTYMQKYLVNTAGMPIKTASYIMTACLFVYMCMQPIFGMLSDKIGRRNNMLLFGALGAIATVPILTALKTVQSPIAAGVLICLALAIVSFYTSISGIVKAEMFPIEVRALGVGLAYAVANAIFGGSAEYVALGLKKAGMEPTFYWYVTGMMVLAFVVSLRLPRQAKYLHHEH; encoded by the coding sequence ATGAGAGACACAGCTACATCCAACGCCGGAATCGACAACAAGCCACCCACCCCCGAAGAAGTCCGCAAACGCGTGTTCGCGATTGTCGCGGCGTCGTCCGGGAATCTGGTCGAGTGGTTCGACTTTTACATCTATGCCTTCTGCGCGATCTACTTCGCGCCTGCGTTCTTCCCCAGCTCGGACCCGACTGCCCAGTTGCTCAACACGGCTGGCGTGTTCGCGGCCGGCTTCCTGATGCGCCCCATCGGCGGCTGGATCTTCGGCCGTATTGCCGACCGTAATGGCCGGAAGAACTCGATGGTCATCTCCGTGATGATGATGTGCCTCGGCTCGCTGCTGATCGCTGCGTTGCCGACGTACGCCAGCATCGGCAATTGGGCGCCTGCACTGCTGCTGTTCGCGCGCTTGCTGCAAGGTCTGTCGGTCGGTGGCGAATACGGCACGACGGCAACGTATATGAGTGAAGTGGCGCTCAAGGGCCGTCGCGGCTTCTTCTCATCGTTCCAGTACGTGACGCTCATCGGCGGTCAGTTGCTCGCGGTGCTCGTAGTCGTGATTCTTCAGCAGTTGCTCAGCGAAGCCGAACTCAAGGCGTGGGGCTGGCGTATTCCGTTCGTGGTCGGCGCGATCACGGCGGTGGTGGCGCTGATGCTGCGTCGTACGCTGCACGAGACGTCGACGAGCGCGAGCCGTAACAACCGCGATGCAGGTTCGATCGCCGGTCTGTTCCGCCATCACAAGGCTGCGTTCTTCACCGTGCTGGGTTACACGGCTGGCGGTTCGCTGATCTTCTACACGTTCACCACTTACATGCAAAAGTATCTGGTGAACACGGCGGGCATGCCGATCAAGACGGCGAGCTACATCATGACCGCCTGCCTGTTCGTCTACATGTGCATGCAGCCGATCTTCGGCATGCTCTCGGACAAGATTGGCCGTCGCAACAACATGCTGCTGTTCGGTGCTCTCGGCGCGATTGCCACGGTGCCGATCCTGACGGCGCTCAAGACGGTGCAAAGCCCGATCGCTGCAGGCGTGCTGATCTGTCTGGCGCTCGCCATCGTGAGCTTCTATACGTCGATCAGCGGCATCGTGAAGGCCGAGATGTTCCCGATCGAAGTGCGCGCACTGGGCGTGGGTCTGGCCTACGCGGTCGCCAACGCGATCTTCGGCGGCTCGGCAGAGTACGTGGCGCTGGGTCTGAAGAAGGCGGGCATGGAGCCGACGTTCTACTGGTACGTCACCGGCATGATGGTGCTGGCATTCGTTGTGAGCTTGCGCCTGCCGCGTCAGGCGAAGTATCTGCATCACGAGCATTGA
- a CDS encoding 2-hydroxyacid dehydrogenase: protein MYRREAPSPEVMQGDTLLIKSGGAAALTEWQHHFARLMPGLRVYGWDDPFVDARNVKYALVYQPDHGRLAHYPRLRLILSAAAGVDHILADPTLPTGVPIVRMVTEETRERMSDFVAFAALAIVRDIPALITAQRDGRWANDLTGRLAHDTRVSVLGLGELGSAVATRLRANGFQVNGWARTPRLLTGVNVFAGEAQLDALLAETDILVNLLPDTHATRGILGRKLFAQLPAGASLIQVGRGVHLDRQALLDALDSGRLRSAVVDVFDVEPLPPDDALRRHPKILVTPHIASTVSYAARARQVADVLGAHLRGAPLPFVYDAARGY from the coding sequence ATGTACCGACGCGAGGCACCCTCCCCCGAAGTCATGCAAGGCGACACCTTATTAATCAAGTCGGGCGGCGCTGCCGCGCTGACCGAATGGCAACACCATTTTGCGCGGCTGATGCCAGGCCTGCGCGTGTACGGCTGGGACGATCCGTTCGTCGATGCGCGCAACGTCAAGTACGCGCTCGTCTATCAGCCCGATCATGGACGCCTCGCCCACTACCCGCGCTTGCGACTGATCCTGAGCGCAGCGGCGGGCGTCGATCACATTCTGGCCGATCCTACCTTGCCCACAGGGGTGCCCATCGTCCGCATGGTGACGGAGGAAACGCGCGAGCGCATGAGCGACTTCGTCGCGTTCGCCGCACTGGCCATCGTGCGGGACATACCGGCGCTGATCACTGCGCAGCGTGACGGACGCTGGGCCAACGACCTCACCGGACGTCTTGCACACGACACGCGCGTGAGTGTGCTCGGACTCGGCGAGTTGGGAAGTGCGGTCGCCACGCGTCTGCGCGCGAACGGTTTTCAGGTGAACGGCTGGGCGCGCACGCCGCGATTGCTCACGGGCGTCAACGTCTTTGCGGGCGAAGCGCAACTCGACGCGTTGCTCGCCGAGACCGACATTCTCGTGAATCTGCTGCCCGACACCCATGCCACGCGAGGCATTCTCGGACGCAAGCTATTTGCGCAACTTCCGGCCGGGGCCAGCCTGATTCAGGTCGGCCGCGGTGTTCATCTCGACCGGCAAGCGTTGCTCGACGCGCTGGATAGCGGCCGTCTGCGCTCGGCGGTTGTCGATGTCTTCGACGTCGAGCCGTTGCCACCGGACGACGCGCTGCGCCGTCACCCGAAGATCCTCGTCACACCGCACATCGCGTCGACGGTGTCGTATGCGGCGAGGGCGCGCCAGGTGGCCGACGTGCTCGGCGCACATCTGCGGGGCGCACCGTTGCCATTTGTCTATGACGCCGCAAGAGGGTATTAA
- a CDS encoding VOC family protein: protein MNPLPPPVLDHVVVNVKGDLEASVDTYRRLGFALTERGHHSLGSSNHLAIFGENYLELLGYEAGKSTVRPDVMQAPLGLTGLCFKTPDVHGVFAALQERDIGVETPAEFFRPVHLPDGTTQDARFRTVRIASDLVRNGRVFFCHHLTPEHVWRDEWREHPNGVTDIVGYVISSPNPAQTAALYNRAFGPGVLSEIGGSGYAFTAGRARVQIVSTLNAARRFGHVETTNDGSERGVALVLRTRSLAQTEAALRKHGVPWKTLDNGTLLVAAGDAFHVALQFVEGSMA from the coding sequence ATGAACCCGTTGCCTCCCCCGGTTCTCGATCACGTCGTGGTCAACGTCAAGGGCGATCTCGAAGCGTCCGTCGACACATACCGTCGTCTGGGCTTTGCGCTGACCGAGCGCGGCCATCACTCGCTCGGCTCCAGCAATCACCTCGCGATCTTCGGCGAGAACTATCTTGAGCTCCTCGGCTACGAGGCGGGCAAATCCACGGTCCGTCCGGACGTGATGCAAGCCCCTCTCGGCCTCACCGGCCTTTGCTTCAAGACGCCGGACGTTCACGGCGTTTTCGCGGCATTGCAGGAGCGCGACATCGGCGTGGAAACACCCGCCGAGTTTTTCCGTCCCGTTCACCTGCCGGATGGCACAACGCAGGACGCTCGCTTTCGCACCGTGCGCATCGCCAGCGACCTCGTGCGCAACGGTCGTGTGTTCTTCTGCCATCACCTCACACCAGAGCACGTGTGGCGCGACGAATGGCGCGAACACCCGAATGGTGTGACCGACATCGTCGGCTATGTGATCAGTTCTCCGAATCCGGCGCAGACGGCCGCGCTCTACAACCGCGCCTTTGGTCCTGGCGTGCTTTCCGAGATCGGGGGAAGCGGTTACGCATTCACCGCCGGTCGCGCCCGTGTTCAGATCGTCAGTACGCTTAACGCCGCCCGTCGTTTTGGGCACGTGGAGACGACAAACGACGGCAGCGAGCGCGGCGTAGCGCTGGTGCTTCGCACACGCTCGCTCGCGCAAACGGAAGCGGCTCTGCGCAAGCACGGCGTGCCATGGAAGACGCTCGACAACGGCACCCTTCTTGTCGCAGCGGGCGATGCCTTTCACGTCGCGCTTCAGTTCGTCGAAGGGTCGATGGCGTGA